From Streptomyces fungicidicus, one genomic window encodes:
- a CDS encoding cytochrome bc1 complex cytochrome b subunit: MSTTTTPESRSRGKAPAGERVADWADGRLGIYSLAKANMRKIFPDHWSFMLGEICLYSFLIIILTGVYLTLFFHPSMNEVEYHGSYVPLQGQLMSEAYKSTLDISFDVRGGLLIRQIHHWAALVFLAGMFVHMMRVFFTGAFRKPREINWLFGFLLFVLGMFTGFTGYSLPDDLLSGTGIRFMEGAILSVPIVGTYISFFLFGGEFPGDDFVARFFSIHVLLLPGIMLGLVVAHLILVFYHKHTQFAGPGKTNNNVVGMPLLPVYMAKAGGFFFLVFGVLAAVSAIATINPIWAIGPYRPDMVSTGAQPDWYMGFSEGLIRVMPGWEINFWGHTLVLGVFIPLVIFPLVLAAIAVYPFIESWVTGDKREHHILDRPRNAPTRTAFGVAWITWYFVLLVGGGNDLWATHFHLSINAITWFVRIAFFVAPVVAFIVTKRICLGLQRRDKDKVLHGRESGIIKRLPHGEFIEVHEPLSQEQLHTLTAHEQYAPVEIGPTVDENGVRRKVPATEKLRAKLSKGYYGEDAQIPKPTVEEYKEITSGHGHH, from the coding sequence ATGAGTACTACGACGACCCCCGAGTCCCGCTCGCGCGGGAAGGCTCCGGCCGGCGAACGCGTCGCCGACTGGGCGGACGGCCGGCTGGGGATCTACTCCCTGGCCAAGGCCAACATGCGGAAGATCTTCCCCGACCACTGGTCGTTCATGCTGGGTGAGATCTGCCTCTACAGCTTCCTCATCATCATCCTCACGGGTGTGTACCTGACGCTGTTCTTCCACCCGTCGATGAACGAGGTGGAGTACCACGGCAGCTACGTCCCGCTGCAGGGCCAGCTGATGAGTGAGGCCTACAAGTCGACGCTGGACATCAGCTTCGACGTCCGCGGCGGTCTGCTGATCCGTCAGATCCACCACTGGGCGGCGCTGGTCTTCCTGGCCGGCATGTTCGTGCACATGATGCGCGTGTTCTTCACCGGCGCGTTCCGCAAGCCGCGTGAGATCAACTGGCTGTTCGGCTTCCTGCTGTTCGTCCTGGGCATGTTCACCGGTTTCACCGGCTACTCGCTCCCGGACGACCTGCTCTCCGGCACCGGTATCCGCTTCATGGAGGGCGCGATCCTGTCCGTGCCGATCGTCGGCACGTACATCTCGTTCTTCCTGTTCGGCGGCGAGTTCCCCGGCGACGACTTCGTGGCCAGGTTCTTCTCGATCCACGTCCTGCTGTTGCCGGGCATCATGCTCGGCCTCGTGGTGGCGCACCTGATCCTGGTCTTCTACCACAAGCACACGCAGTTCGCGGGCCCCGGCAAGACCAACAACAACGTCGTCGGCATGCCGCTGCTGCCGGTGTACATGGCCAAGGCCGGAGGCTTCTTCTTCCTGGTCTTCGGTGTGCTCGCGGCCGTCTCGGCGATCGCCACGATCAACCCGATCTGGGCCATCGGCCCCTACCGGCCGGACATGGTCTCCACGGGCGCCCAGCCCGACTGGTACATGGGCTTCTCCGAGGGCCTGATCCGTGTCATGCCGGGCTGGGAGATCAACTTCTGGGGTCACACGCTCGTCCTGGGCGTGTTCATCCCGCTGGTGATCTTCCCGCTGGTCCTGGCGGCCATCGCGGTGTACCCGTTCATCGAGTCCTGGGTCACCGGCGACAAGCGCGAGCACCACATCCTGGACCGCCCGCGCAACGCCCCGACCCGCACCGCCTTCGGCGTCGCGTGGATCACGTGGTACTTCGTGCTCCTGGTCGGTGGTGGAAACGACCTGTGGGCCACCCACTTCCACCTGTCGATCAACGCCATCACCTGGTTCGTGCGGATCGCGTTCTTCGTCGCTCCGGTCGTGGCGTTCATCGTCACCAAGCGGATCTGCCTCGGCCTGCAGCGCCGGGACAAGGACAAGGTGCTGCACGGCCGCGAGTCGGGCATCATCAAGCGCCTGCCGCACGGTGAGTTCATCGAGGTCCACGAGCCGCTCAGCCAGGAGCAGCTGCACACCCTCACCGCGCACGAGCAGTACGCGCCGGTCGAGATCGGCCCGACGGTCGACGAGAACGGCGTCCGGCGCAAGGTCCCGGCGACCGAGAAGCTCCGCGCCAAGCTGAGCAAGGGCTACTACGGCGAGGACGCGCAGATTCCGAAGCCGACCGTCGAGGAGTACAAGGAGATCACGAGCGGCCACGGCCACCACTGA
- a CDS encoding cytochrome bc1 complex Rieske iron-sulfur subunit, protein MSSQDIPEENLPVTQDTTGSVKLADEKNPFADPGLPPHEHRIQDIDERAAKRSERTVALLFTLSMLATVGFIASYVTIPVDKSVYIFPLGHIGALNFALGMTLGVALFAIGAGAVHWARTLMSDQELADERHPIEASPEVRAKVMDDFRQGAKESVLGRRKLIRNTMFGALALFPLSGVVLLRDLGPLPGTKLRHTLWSKGKLLVNMNTNEPMRPSDIIVGSLTFAKPEGLEEHDHGFQTEIAKAALMLVRIQPDNIKDKQSLEWSHEGILAYSKICTHVGCPISLYEQQTHHALCPCHQSTFDLADGARVIFGPAGHALPQLRIGVNDEGYLEALGDFDEPVGPAFWERG, encoded by the coding sequence ATGAGTAGCCAAGACATTCCCGAAGAGAACCTGCCCGTGACGCAGGACACCACCGGCTCGGTGAAGCTGGCGGACGAGAAGAACCCGTTCGCCGACCCGGGGCTGCCGCCCCACGAGCACCGGATCCAGGACATCGACGAGCGGGCCGCCAAGCGGTCCGAGCGTACGGTCGCCCTGCTGTTCACGCTGTCGATGCTGGCCACCGTCGGCTTCATCGCCTCCTACGTGACGATCCCGGTCGACAAGTCGGTCTACATCTTCCCGCTCGGTCACATCGGCGCGCTGAACTTCGCGCTCGGCATGACCCTCGGTGTCGCCCTGTTCGCCATCGGCGCCGGCGCGGTCCACTGGGCCCGCACGCTGATGTCGGACCAGGAGCTCGCCGACGAGCGTCACCCGATCGAGGCCTCCCCCGAGGTCCGGGCGAAGGTGATGGACGACTTCCGCCAGGGCGCCAAGGAGTCGGTGCTCGGCCGGCGCAAGCTGATCCGCAACACGATGTTCGGCGCGCTCGCCCTGTTCCCGCTCTCCGGCGTGGTGCTGCTGCGCGACCTCGGGCCGCTGCCCGGGACCAAGCTGCGCCACACCCTGTGGTCCAAGGGCAAGCTGCTCGTCAACATGAACACGAACGAGCCGATGCGGCCGTCCGACATCATCGTGGGCTCGCTGACCTTCGCCAAGCCCGAGGGCCTGGAGGAGCACGACCACGGCTTCCAGACCGAGATCGCCAAGGCCGCCCTGATGCTGGTCCGCATCCAGCCGGACAACATCAAGGACAAGCAGTCGCTGGAGTGGTCGCACGAGGGGATCCTCGCGTACTCGAAGATCTGCACCCATGTCGGTTGCCCGATCTCCCTGTACGAGCAGCAGACGCACCACGCGCTGTGCCCCTGTCACCAGTCCACCTTCGACCTCGCCGACGGTGCCCGGGTGATCTTCGGTCCCGCCGGTCACGCCCTGCCGCAGCTGCGCATCGGCGTGAACGATGAGGGCTATCTCGAAGCGCTCGGCGACTTCGACGAGCCCGTCGGTCCTGCCTTCTGGGAGCGCGGATGA
- a CDS encoding cytochrome bc1 complex diheme cytochrome c subunit, producing MKKLSARRRHPLAALVVLLLALACTGGLYAVFAPADKAQADETAQSLTIEEGKKLYSVGCASCHGTGGQGTSDGPSLVGVGAAAVDFQVSTGRMPAATSQGAQIPRKKAIYTQAEIDQLAAYIASLGAGPAVPTAEQYGPQGADAAKGGELFRNNCAQCHNFTGKGGALTHGKYAPSLDGVSPKHIYEAMLTGPQNMPSFPDSTLSEQNKKDIIAYLDAVNGEETESPGGLTLGGLGPVSEGLFAWVFGLGALIAVAVWVAARTAKAKKS from the coding sequence GTGAAAAAGCTCTCCGCACGACGACGCCATCCGCTGGCGGCGCTCGTCGTCCTACTCCTCGCGCTGGCATGCACCGGGGGGCTGTACGCCGTGTTCGCACCCGCGGACAAGGCGCAGGCCGACGAAACCGCCCAGTCCCTCACCATCGAGGAGGGCAAGAAGCTCTACTCGGTCGGCTGCGCCAGCTGCCACGGCACCGGCGGTCAGGGCACCTCCGACGGCCCGTCCCTGGTGGGCGTGGGCGCCGCAGCCGTCGACTTCCAGGTGAGCACCGGCCGTATGCCGGCCGCCACCTCGCAGGGCGCGCAGATCCCGCGCAAGAAGGCCATCTACACCCAGGCCGAGATCGACCAGCTGGCGGCGTACATCGCCTCCCTGGGCGCCGGCCCGGCCGTTCCCACCGCCGAGCAGTACGGCCCCCAGGGCGCCGACGCCGCCAAGGGCGGCGAACTGTTCCGCAACAACTGCGCGCAGTGCCACAACTTCACCGGCAAGGGCGGTGCGCTCACGCACGGCAAGTACGCCCCGAGCCTCGACGGCGTCTCGCCGAAGCACATCTACGAGGCCATGCTCACCGGCCCGCAGAACATGCCCTCCTTCCCCGACAGCACGCTGTCGGAGCAGAACAAGAAGGACATCATCGCGTACCTCGACGCGGTCAACGGCGAAGAGACCGAGAGCCCCGGCGGCCTGACGCTCGGCGGACTCGGCCCGGTCTCCGAGGGTCTGTTCGCGTGGGTCTTCGGACTGGGCGCGCTGATCGCGGTCGCCGTCTGGGTCGCCGCTCGGACCGCAAAGGCCAAGAAGTCATGA
- a CDS encoding aa3-type cytochrome oxidase subunit III — translation MATATTVDTGHAHPSVNRPNLTSVGTIIWLSSELMFFAALFAMYFTLRSVTGPDFWSEKADLLNFPFSATNTTILVLSSLTCQLGVFAAERGDVKKLRMWFIVTFIMGAVFIGGQVFEYTELVKHEGLSLSSDPYGSVFYLTTGFHGLHVTGGLIAFLLVLGRTYAARRFTHEQATAAIVVSYYWHFVDVVWIGLFATIYMIK, via the coding sequence GTGGCGACAGCAACGACAGTAGATACCGGGCACGCGCACCCGTCGGTCAACCGACCGAACCTCACCAGCGTCGGAACCATCATCTGGCTGAGTTCCGAGCTGATGTTCTTCGCGGCCCTCTTCGCGATGTACTTCACCCTGCGATCGGTGACCGGACCCGACTTCTGGTCGGAGAAGGCCGACCTGCTGAACTTCCCGTTCTCGGCGACGAACACCACGATCCTGGTGCTCTCCTCGCTCACCTGCCAGCTCGGCGTCTTCGCCGCCGAGCGCGGTGACGTGAAGAAGCTCCGGATGTGGTTCATCGTCACCTTCATCATGGGCGCGGTGTTCATCGGCGGTCAGGTCTTCGAGTACACCGAGCTGGTCAAGCACGAGGGCCTGTCCCTCTCCTCCGACCCGTACGGCTCGGTGTTCTACCTGACCACCGGTTTCCACGGCCTGCACGTGACAGGCGGTCTCATCGCCTTCCTGCTGGTCCTGGGCCGGACCTACGCGGCGCGGAGGTTCACCCACGAGCAGGCGACAGCGGCCATCGTCGTGTCCTACTACTGGCACTTCGTCGATGTCGTCTGGATCGGCCTCTTCGCCACGATCTACATGATCAAGTAG